One Paenarthrobacter aurescens TC1 DNA window includes the following coding sequences:
- a CDS encoding oxidoreductase, short chain dehydrogenase/reductase family (identified by match to protein family HMM PF00106), which produces MTFPVERTAIVTGAVSERGIGRATVNYLAAQGWNIGIIDLDDAACKIAAKEIAAEYGVQAHGVGANVASEAEVRAAIDELEAELPQIVALANVAGVSSPVGYLELEPAEWDRVLNINLNGVHYATRRVTESMVKNRIGRIVNISSVSAQRGGGTFSKTPYSVAKAGVIGLTRATARELGEYDITVNAISPGPIDTDIMGGTLSQERKDELTKDLVVNRVGSTRDIAAAIAFLISEDSGYISGQTLNVDGGLYMH; this is translated from the coding sequence ATGACTTTCCCCGTAGAACGCACTGCGATTGTCACCGGCGCCGTTTCCGAACGCGGCATCGGCCGAGCCACCGTCAACTACCTGGCCGCGCAAGGCTGGAACATCGGCATCATCGATCTTGATGACGCCGCCTGCAAGATCGCAGCAAAGGAAATCGCCGCAGAATATGGTGTGCAGGCCCACGGTGTGGGCGCCAACGTAGCCAGCGAAGCCGAAGTCCGCGCAGCCATCGACGAGCTGGAGGCTGAGCTGCCGCAGATCGTCGCCCTGGCCAACGTTGCCGGCGTCAGCTCACCCGTTGGCTACCTGGAACTCGAACCCGCCGAGTGGGACCGCGTCCTGAACATCAACCTCAACGGAGTCCACTACGCCACCCGCCGTGTGACCGAATCCATGGTCAAGAACCGCATCGGGCGGATCGTGAACATCTCCTCCGTTTCCGCCCAACGCGGCGGCGGCACGTTCTCCAAAACCCCGTACTCCGTAGCCAAAGCAGGCGTCATTGGATTGACCCGCGCCACGGCACGCGAACTTGGCGAGTACGACATCACCGTCAACGCCATCTCTCCCGGGCCCATCGACACCGACATCATGGGCGGAACGCTGAGCCAGGAACGCAAAGATGAGCTCACCAAGGACCTTGTAGTGAACCGTGTGGGCTCCACCCGGGACATCGCAGCCGCCATCGCTTTCCTCATCAGCGAGGACTCCGGATACATTTCCGGGCAAACGCTGAATGTGGATGGCGGACTGTACATGCACTAG
- a CDS encoding hypothetical protein (identified by Glimmer2; putative) → MKTWSRERKIYLAVGILACAVGMVLIFFPR, encoded by the coding sequence ATGAAGACCTGGTCAAGAGAACGCAAGATCTACCTTGCCGTGGGCATCCTTGCCTGCGCAGTGGGCATGGTGCTCATTTTCTTCCCGCGCTGA